In Pseudomonas sp. DNDY-54, a genomic segment contains:
- a CDS encoding PaaI family thioesterase: MSRSDYSSAQLQQVHASVTGFFQDIGGELLAYGPDQATLGLELLPRHLNNASNMHGGVMATLMDVAMGLCGTWEQDPAERRVALTLSMNINFSAPATVGSRIRAVARCRSGGHKVFMASCDLLDDNDRLIAFGEGVFKRGARRRELPA, from the coding sequence ATGTCCCGCTCCGACTACTCCTCCGCCCAGCTGCAGCAGGTACACGCCTCCGTCACCGGTTTCTTCCAGGACATCGGCGGCGAGCTGTTGGCCTATGGCCCCGACCAGGCGACCCTTGGCTTGGAGCTGCTGCCACGGCACCTAAATAATGCTAGCAACATGCACGGCGGTGTCATGGCAACCCTGATGGATGTCGCGATGGGACTGTGCGGTACTTGGGAGCAGGACCCGGCGGAGCGCCGCGTGGCGCTGACGCTGTCGATGAATATCAATTTCAGTGCACCGGCCACCGTCGGCAGCCGTATCAGGGCGGTGGCTCGGTGCCGCTCTGGGGGCCACAAGGTGTTCATGGCCAGCTGCGACTTGCTGGATGACAACGACCGGCTCATCGCGTTCGGGGAAGGTGTCTTCAAGCGTGGCGCTCGGCGCCGTGAGTTGCCTGCTTAA